Sequence from the Miscanthus floridulus cultivar M001 chromosome 16, ASM1932011v1, whole genome shotgun sequence genome:
AGTAAAATGTGCATCTGATTGGTTCAAAATTTTAGCTTGTGTGGTCGTAGTCATTTGCATTAGCTATATGACTGCTCATTTGGTTCATTAAGGTTTACATTTCACTGTGTGTCCAGTGCTTTATATGTACACACCTCTTTGTAGATGCCGCAATTAATCGGTTCATTTAAATCCTACTATTGAAATACGTACATATGTCATCTCACACCTAGTGAAACTGTTTTAATGAACCAGTATCAACAACAAAATGGACGGTGTCACCATCAACGCTACCTAGATTGTTGATACTAGCTAATTAGAACAGTTTCATTAtctgagggagaagaagaagagctagACAATGAGTATGAAGGGGCCTCAGTCCACAAGTGGAAAGAACATATGACAAAGCATACCGAAACTCGGAGGCCCAATGCCTGTTTCACAAGGCCCAATGGTTTAGCCCATGTAAGGCCTTCCTATATGTGGTCCATCTATGCTTTTGGTGCATAGGTGGCTTATATCACTCCATGTATGGAGAATGAGTATATAGTGTTGGATGATACATTGAACCGACCGAGCTCGATgcaagcaaaggaggagatggaTGCAGATAGGCTGCAAAACTATCCAATTCCATCCACTTTGTCGCTATACATGTTCGATCTTGGTCGGTAAGTAACAACTGGTATCAAAGCAACACTTTATCATGACGACGGAGACTCGGTCTAGGTCAATCCTCACCATGTTGAGCAAGAACAACAAGAGCCTCACCGAGTTTGAAGGAGTCCATGGCTGAGATGAGGACATTGAAGGCAAACTTCAAAGCCTAGAAGCCATGTGTCGACCATTGAGTTTCGGATTTGGAGCATGCCAagttgttgatggtcattaacctCCAAATTCGACCATCATCTCCTGCATAAAATGACAACAATGATCCACAAACCAGTCATAGGATTTATTTCTGACCAACTCAACAAGTTTTGGTGACTATGTGTATGCAAAGATCACCTACCAAAATTGGGCTTATTTGGACCCCCAAATGGGGGTCGTCGGGCGACCCCCATGGTCGGCCGACCGTGGGTCTTCcccattttggtccaccaaactCCCACATGCAAGGAAACACCCCCTCCCCCCAAGTGTTCTAGGCCATGGATTCCACAAAGAAACACACTTTGGATGATCAAAGGGCTCACAAGGAAAGTGCATGGATCCAAGGACCCACTTGGCATAAGAAATGGTGTTCTAATGATGCAACTCACACACCATAGAAGTTACCCACCGAGGACAAACGCACACACGAAAGTCGGAGGCCGAAGGTGTCAGTGATGGGTTGAGTGACCGGGTAGGTCGGCCGACCGTCACATGGCTCCAAACCACCTCAAACTCCTCGGGTACCTTCTTACCGACTCTAGGAGTGAATCTCAACCGATGCCGCACCATCGGTGGATCTGACAGTCAACCAATGGGTAGGGTCGTCCGATCCCACTTTGGCTCTAAACCACCTCATCTTCGACTACAAGTACCCCCTAGTGTCCTAAGGCTATAAATAGCGGTGCTTGCCTCACTTTGAATTTTGAAAGCACACAAAGGCGATACACACATTCCAAGCTAAAGGTGAAGCCCTACCAAAGTGTAGAAAATAGGGAGAAAGTGAGGGGAGTCTGGAGAAAGTGAGGTGAAGCCCTACCTTGGCGGATGCGAGCTTCCTTCTTGTGAGCAAACATCTGGGATTCTTATTGGTATATGGTATTTGAGTAAGTAATAAGTTACTTTACTGATCATGGTACACCTAAGAAAAAGTTGAGTCGGGCCGGGTTTAGGATGGGCCTGCAATAAGGGCAATGGGTAGGTTTGTGGCTCGCATTTTTGGCCAGGCCGCTCGCAATTTTGCAGTGTGAAAATAAAGGAAATTAATGTTACGGGTTGGGCCTGGGCCGAGAAAAAAATTTCTAGGCAGCGGGATCTCACATCGCAGCCTACACTATCCACCCATCAACTCTAGGGTTTGGGACTTGAGAGTAGTGGCCGTCAAGAGACCGGGGTCCAGGAGTCTCAAATCGGGTATTGCCAAATCAGAGGAAGTGAGAAAATAAAGAAGGGTCGTGACTCTAGGATATTGGGCCTTTTATGTTGGGCTACTGGACTTTTCAGCCACTTATTGAAGCCCACTGGCCAACGGCCCAAGCTGTGAGTTTCACATCGTCTTCAACGTCCCAATAGATCCAACCCCTCCTACAAGCGCATCAGTGGAGTTCAACCACTCCTTTCCGCTACATACATGGAGGAAGGGGGGCTTCACGTTAGACATTCCATTGGATCCGCCACCAGGAACAGGATACCTAAATCTGGTGCCAAGTCATGTAGGAGGTTTTCAACGGGGGGAGCAGGGAGGGAGGCCAAAGCATATGGTGGTGCTGGTAGCTGGTACCTCGACAATGGTCTGAAGGGGGCATGTGGTGCTCGAAAGCGTAGTGCCTATTTATTGGTGAATTTGGTTTTCTATGGCCTTGCAAAAATAGTGATGTTGAAGTGCCCAGTGACAAAATAATTTTGTCACCACCATCAGGACAGAAAGCTGAAGACGTGAGTCGCGCGAGAGAGCATGAAGGAGGCCTGAACAAGGCCGTGATGTTCCGGCTGTAAATGGGCCATGGGCTGTTGATGTGTGTGTGGCTGGCAAGTATATAAGCCTGGCGTTGACGTTTTTATAGAGAGCAGGCTCTCTATATTGTTGCCGATGTAACTCCTTCCATTATTATGCTCACTATATGCTCTTCAGAAAACCAAATTTCCGTATGTAACTCCTTCCATTATTATGGATACAATGGGATCGGACTTTGACTATTTGTACCTCCCTTTGACTGGCGTGATTGGTGGTATACTGATCTCTTGGCGTACGTCTGTTTGCTCGAGCACGTCATCAGTCTTACAGGAGTTCTTACTTTTTGTTAAGGTCGCTTTGATCGGGTCTCCCCTCGACTGGACACGATTTCAAACCGGGCTAGATGTTGGCGCATGCTCTATTTCCCTCTTCTTGTTTATTTACCAAGTCTTTTAACGTGACTAGGTGTGTGAGGGGGACAATCAAATCTTGTTGATTTACTTAAACAAGTTCATTTTATTTTACAGCTCGTTGGTCAAAATGAATGCATTCAATATAAATGTACTCCCTCCATGATAAATTGTAAgttattttgacttttttagtatAATACCTTTTGCAATATATCTGGATATACGTTAGGTCCAGATGCATAGTAAAtagctatgtatttagaaaagactgaacaacttataatttaaaatgaaaaGAGTAAGTTATATTTTGGGAAAGTTTTAAAAACATGTTTAGATGTCCATGAGAACATTTTGGGAATTTTTCATCTTTTTCTATTCTCATTTTCCTGGAGCTGAGTCTAATTTCTAGACGTGTCTAGATATATTTTCACGAGATTAAATGTTTTATTTGGGTTTCTCTTGTCTTAATCTAACTCTAGAATTTTCTTTCTAAAATTTTTAAAATCTCAGATTTTTTCTGTGATTTGAAAACCTTATTAGATGTTTTatgtatttttttactaaaaaaaaGTAAACTATCTTATAATATGATAGGGATGTAATTTAAATGATTTTGAGAGTCGAGGAGTTTATCCGATAAGGAGGCAAAAAAAAAGTGAGGTTGTTTTTGCTGATGGGGTATTAGGACTCTGGAGTCTGGAGGCAGGCTTCCCGTCTAGCAGGCCTGGTCAGACTTGATGTCGGTGAGCTAGACATCGACTATGAAATAAGAATAAATTTGAATAATATCAGCTTACATGCAACATTGATGCAGCAGTCTTCTTCATGGTACCTTGATGGAACTACTGCATTGCATTCACAAGGTAGGACACAGCAGATCACCTAACATCAGCACTATCTTATATACAACGCCAACGGGTCGAAGGTGAACAGGCAGACACCAAATAAAAGTATATCCATCAGAAAATGGTGTCTACTGTCAGCCTCCGCTTGGGAGGTGACTTCTCGATTATCTGCTTCTGCAAGTCCATGAAGCTGATTCCCTTGTGCGCAAACAATCTTCTGAGGTTGATCACTGAGAGCTCGCTGTACTTTGCAATGGCAAGGTCGGCCTGTACTAACTCATACCTGCAAGTGATTAGACAGTGTCAGCTAAAAATGTGAGGATCGGGGAGATGAGAGTTTCAACAAACAGATCCATACGCTGGATGAGCACCAATCAATGCAACTGCCATCATAGTACAGTTGTGGGCCGCTGTGATGCCCCTTGGATCGTCCTCGAACACCACACACTTTGAGGGTTTACGATCCAACTGTGgggaagaaaaaagaaagaacagCAAAAGTGTAAGCTATATATCCTAACATAATGTATaactttttttttgcgaaacTAACATAATGTATAACTAGTAGTGGGGCAGGAGCATGCCTTCATAGCAGCTGACAGAAACCTATTTGCTATCGACTCCATATCATCTTCGTCAGTCACAATCGCCTGTAGTCAACAACTGAAGTGAATCAAATGAACTTTGCTAAGCAACATGCTTTTCAGGCAACAGTAATTCAGTAAACTTAAAAAGCTCAAACATTAGCTTCAAATCACCTTGAAATATTTGCTTAGTGCCATCCGATCCAAAGCTTCGATCATGCATCTCCTGTCAAGGGATGATGCGACAGCACAAGGTATCCCTGCTGTCTGAACAGCATCCAGCCATTCTCTCAATCCTTCTACAGGTGTATCGAGCTGAATGAAATGAGAAATTAGTTATAGGTGATAATATTTTAAATTAAGCAGCACAATTAAAAAAAAGCACAGAACTTACTTTGAACAGGTTCTCATAGTACAACTCTATAAGGCGTGCCTTCAATTTTTCCATTTTATCTTCCTCTTTTGCCCAGTACAAAACCTGGATGGGCAATGTAGGATTGCTAGTGAGCGCCAAACAAAATGAAAAGGAGATACCAAGTGAGAGAGCATGCATTTTCCTTTTTTCCCCTCTTAATTTTCTGTTAAGAAATTAGGTGGAAAATTCGAGTTGCAAAAAGATACATCAATTGATCATGCACGAATGGTGACAAATTCAGTGATACATGATATTGTCATATGCAACAAAGTCACACCTTTCTAAGAACATGGTCAGCAGCACCATGAAGAATGTTCTTCCGGACATGAGCAGCACTTGGGATATCCTTACCTGCACAAAACAAAGAATCTTAACAACTATATCAAGGTAGCATCCACGAACATTGAAATAAACATCAATTCAATGACTTATGAGAAGTTTATAAGAGAATTTTTGGTTTTCAGGTGTAGTAAGCTCAAGTACATGCCCACAACTGAAGAAAGTGCGGATAAACTTAAAATATAGCTTCACGAATCCAACCTAACTCCAACCTGAAGTGTTCTTCCTTTGATCAACGTTGTAGAAAAGCCAAGGTGAGAACTGTGCACTTGTAGAGCAAAATAGATTTGCAGGGCATAACCAAATCCATCTAAGGACGACTACCTCTGattgatagcatgggtcattttTTAATGCAGAAAAGGCTGAAAACCTATTAACTATCAAGATGACAAATGAACAGGTGTTGTTCATACAACAGCCCTTCCTTCCATCCCAAAATTTCAGTCCAAATGAGAGATAACTTTTTATGTGCTTAAACTAGACGATACCATTAATGAGAATATGAAAAGGAGACATAATATATCCATGCAAATAGAAAATGGTCCCTGCAGTTTCCATTGTTGCAACATGGCGCTAGATTGGTCACATAGCAGTAGTATCCTACACAATTACATGGCTTTGCTTATAAACATACCTTCCTCCAGAGCAAGCTGTCTCCAAGCATTCAACTTTAGCGAGTCTGTATCAGCCTAAGAGAATAAAGACAGACATCACATGCCAGTCAGTCAATCCGCAACATATAATAAAGATATTTTGCAAGTTATACATTCAAGCATGTACAAAAGAAACTGCAAATAACACCCAGAGGTGCATCAAACCAGATAAGAGTTGAAATATGAACAGTGTAAGCTAGATATTGTTTGCTTTATCTTTATCTTTACAGTCCATAATTGTagggaaaaaaaaaaactccaggATGCCATTTAGAAATTGGAGCACTAACATTTGATACACTAACACCAAAAGAAAACTTACAATAACATTGTCCCACGAAAAAATTAGACCAAACGCCTCATCCGGCTTCATAGCATGCCTTATCCTTTGAAGGAAGCATTCTTGCAATTTTTCATTCAGATAATCCTGAAACATGGAGAAAATTTATAACAAAAGTTAGCATTACAGAGATGTTATTGGACACCAAATAGATATATTTGATATGGTAATCCAACTTATGATGATGTATACTTACCACATCAACCTTGAGTGGTCCATCCATCCGAAATGTTTCGAAGCCCTCCCCGTATTCCGCTCCGATTGCCTAAAAGGGGGGAAAGAACATTCTTTAACCTGTAACTTTAAAATGATAGCGAAATCCCTACCCTCAAAAAACAGCATGGGCCAATATTGGACGTGGCTTTAGGTGGTTTCAATTTTACAGCACGTTACCAATCAAGCTATGGAGAATACCCATGCAACACAACAAACAAGGAGCTCAGGAAAAAATTACTAACTGCCAACTCTGGGCCCTCCAGCAGCTAAACAGTTACACAGTCACAGTCTAAGTAACTGCTCCAGCACAAATTTACATAAAAATAAGTGCAAGCTTGGAATGCAGGAGATTTACAGGAAACAGTTTGATTCCTAAGAGAAACCATGTGCTCCAAACAGGGCTAAGATTTACTCAACAGGCCGCTCACACAAGAAGCCTAAGAAAACATATATAACaccaacaaagccttttagtccaaATCAAAGTTTGGGGTAGGATACATGAAAGTCACATCTACTGAAAAGAATTCACCTGGAAGGCACAAACCCTCATACACCCAATATACCACACCTTTTAGTTTGCGAACTAACGTATTGGAACGAAAGAAAGGATCTAATCTGAAGGCGCTTCAAATAATCAGAGCTAGCTAGAACCATCTTCTTCCGAAGAACAAGATAACGGTACTGATTTTCAAAACAGAAGCACAAATTGTACTTCAGAGCTCGCAGTCTCGCACGGAGCTAATTCGACACCAACTGTACTACAGCAGTTGATTTGACACATTTTTTGCGCCTAGAGCAGGGCAGATTTCTTGAAACCAAACGAACACAACCCAAGAAAATGCATTCTTTGTCCAAGAAATCAAAATAGGGCAGCAAACAAAATAATATAGAAAGCACCTCATCGACGAAGACCTTGCCGGGGAGGGGCGGGAAGGCATCAAATCCGGACGCCCTCCTCCGCACCCCAATCTGCCTCCCTTTTCTTGGTCTCTGCATAATAACATCCCAAAAAATCAGGAAAAAAATGGAGAACAAAAAAGAGCCCGACAAATTTTATATATACGAGCGGAGGAGGAAGCTGCCTACGGGAAATCGGAGTATGGGGCATGGGGCGCGCGGGGATGAAGATGAGGAGGGCGCGGAGCGGAAGGGAGAAGGCGCTGTTGCGGCGCGGAAGCTACAGGACTCCATTGGAAGGGGAAAGAAGGGAGGATGACTGGATGAGTGGCATAGTAGTGGAGGGGTTTTATTTTTAGAAGTTTTCCCCATTTCCTATTTATTTTATACAGTTTTTCTGGCCGTAAAATGTCGAAATACAGGagaattttatttccttttttttttgctggTGGTGGGGTATGAAGTGAATTCATGTGAACTTTTACTGCCACAAGTTGAGGCATAAAAGTTTCTCGAATCTCAGTATTTATGTATTTTCCTTTTTGGATAATGCATAGTATCTTTGGCTTTTTCTTGTATTTTTTGACTTTTTGTATAAAGTCTTGGGAAAAAATATCGCATACAAGACTGTATACTCTTCTTTCACTTTCTTTGCAGTTTATAGGCATTATTTTAACATCCATCGACCTGCCTCAAAAAGTTAATTAACCTATAACTTTGTCAAGAAAATAAAATGTTGAATTGAGGATATATGTTTTGTTGCCAACTATCCATGCCATACTAAATTCTACGATGTTCATAAAGTTCATAACATGATAATCTTCCTTGACATTACCAAGCTAGCTAAGAAATTGTGGTAGGTCGTAATTATATTTGTTTAGCTCATAATTACCATATGTTCTAATGAAAAATAACAAAGCGGCTTTACATTAAAAATTAAGGGAATGCATTTCCAAAACACATGAGTGATTTGTATTCTTTATCGCGTCTTTGTATTAAGGAAGAGAAAAAGTTTCAACATGCCTTAGTGTACATGCCTTAGAGGTGACCCTCACCCTAGTGTACATGAGCAATATCCGCAACATAATTTCTTTTTGCAACCACCACCGGTGAATGATGGACAAAGCATGCTATCTCAGGTAACTAGTGTTCTTGGAAAAACACAAATTATATGTTGGGGTAGTCGGATTCTGCCACGTGCCCCAAATCAACATTTTCCTAACC
This genomic interval carries:
- the LOC136512778 gene encoding 5-amino-6-(5-phospho-D-ribitylamino)uracil phosphatase, chloroplastic-like; amino-acid sequence: MESCSFRAATAPSPFRSAPSSSSSPRAPCPILRFPRPRKGRQIGVRRRASGFDAFPPLPGKVFVDEAIGAEYGEGFETFRMDGPLKVDVDYLNEKLQECFLQRIRHAMKPDEAFGLIFSWDNVIADTDSLKLNAWRQLALEEGKDIPSAAHVRKNILHGAADHVLRKVLYWAKEEDKMEKLKARLIELYYENLFKLDTPVEGLREWLDAVQTAGIPCAVASSLDRRCMIEALDRMALSKYFKAIVTDEDDMESIANRFLSAAMKLDRKPSKCVVFEDDPRGITAAHNCTMMAVALIGAHPAYELVQADLAIAKYSELSVINLRRLFAHKGISFMDLQKQIIEKSPPKRRLTVDTIF